One genomic region from Mustelus asterias unplaced genomic scaffold, sMusAst1.hap1.1 HAP1_SCAFFOLD_3605, whole genome shotgun sequence encodes:
- the LOC144490683 gene encoding AN1-type zinc finger protein 6-like isoform X2 — MAQETNQSQVPMLCPTGCGFYGNPRTNGMCSVCYKEYLQRQNSSERISPSGATASNAPSEPALVQSTETSPQDTSPVAEAAAISLSGTGVLESTSQTSQMATSESKEAAKEESLEASPSTVDDPHGSQEDSEKSPEKNKKRNRCFLWFECRCGNLYCCVHRYSDMHDCCFDYKADAAEKLRKENPMVVGEKLQKI; from the exons ATGGCGCAGGAAACCAACCAGAGCCAAGTGCCTATGTTATGCCCGACGGGGTGTGGTTTCTACGGGAACCCCCGCACGAACGGAATGTGTTCCGTCTGCTATAAGGAGTACCTGCAGAGACAAAACAGCAGTGAGAGGATAAGCCCTTCAG GAGCCACAGCGAGTAATGCGCCTTCAGAGCCAGCGCTAGTTCAGAGTACAGAGACCAGCCCGCAAGACACGTCACCCGTTGCTGAAGCCGCGGCCATCTCCTTGTCGGGAACGGGCGTCTTGGAGAGCACCAG tcAAACGTCACAGATGGCCACTTCGGAGAGTAAAGAGGCGGCAAAGGAGGAGTCGTTGGAAG cttctccctcaacAGTGGATGATCCCCACGGATCCCAGGAAGACTCGGAGAAATCTCCGGAGAAGAACAAGAAACGGAATCGTTGCTTCCTTT GGTTCGAGTGCCGGTGCGGGAACCTTTACTGCTGTGTTCATCGATACTCCGACATGCATGACTGCTGCTTCGACTATAAAGCAGACGCGGCAGAGAAGCTGCGGAAGGAGAATCCGATGGTGGTCGGGGAGAAGCTGCAGAAGATTTAA
- the LOC144490683 gene encoding AN1-type zinc finger protein 6-like isoform X1: protein MAQETNQSQVPMLCPTGCGFYGNPRTNGMCSVCYKEYLQRQNSSERISPSGATASNAPSEPALVQSTETSPQDTSPVAEAAAISLSGTGVLESTSQTSQMATSESKEAAKEESLEASPSTVDDPHGSQEDSEKSPEKNKKRNRCFLCKKKVGLTGFECRCGNLYCCVHRYSDMHDCCFDYKADAAEKLRKENPMVVGEKLQKI, encoded by the exons ATGGCGCAGGAAACCAACCAGAGCCAAGTGCCTATGTTATGCCCGACGGGGTGTGGTTTCTACGGGAACCCCCGCACGAACGGAATGTGTTCCGTCTGCTATAAGGAGTACCTGCAGAGACAAAACAGCAGTGAGAGGATAAGCCCTTCAG GAGCCACAGCGAGTAATGCGCCTTCAGAGCCAGCGCTAGTTCAGAGTACAGAGACCAGCCCGCAAGACACGTCACCCGTTGCTGAAGCCGCGGCCATCTCCTTGTCGGGAACGGGCGTCTTGGAGAGCACCAG tcAAACGTCACAGATGGCCACTTCGGAGAGTAAAGAGGCGGCAAAGGAGGAGTCGTTGGAAG cttctccctcaacAGTGGATGATCCCCACGGATCCCAGGAAGACTCGGAGAAATCTCCGGAGAAGAACAAGAAACGGAATCGTTGCTTCCTTTGTAAGAAGAAAGTCGGACTAACGG GGTTCGAGTGCCGGTGCGGGAACCTTTACTGCTGTGTTCATCGATACTCCGACATGCATGACTGCTGCTTCGACTATAAAGCAGACGCGGCAGAGAAGCTGCGGAAGGAGAATCCGATGGTGGTCGGGGAGAAGCTGCAGAAGATTTAA